The Platichthys flesus chromosome 17, fPlaFle2.1, whole genome shotgun sequence DNA window AGGTGGCAGCCTGTGCGTTGACCCTGTCAGTCCTTGACGGACTGGTACAGGCGGAGTTGATGACTCAGGTAAACACGATAAATGTCATTCACCTCAGCCAGCTTCAGcacttcctctctgtgcagcagctgagttGAACCAGTCTTATCGGCTGCACGTGGAAGTAACCTGCATCAGTGTTCATGGGAAGTCCATGGTCACAGCTTTTATTCCTCATTGCTGGGGCTTAAAAAGGCGGGTCAAGGCTGAGTTGGTCGTGTGCAGGTGACATCCTGGATAAATAGAGGACTGAGGTCAAACACTAAGTGAGGCTGTTTGTGCTCTCTGGAGTATTCCTGAGTAAGTTTGCTTTCCTGCCTCACCATGTTTTCTGTTGAAGAGGCTATTGCAGACCGTGCTTGCTCTGGTTACCAGGATCAGCATCCCCACACTATCCTTTACAACATCTTGTGCTGGCGGGACAGCGACCCCCTCAACGAGGAAGCAAGCTCTTACCTCATGTCACACACTTGCCACTGCAAGCAGAGGAAAGTTCGCCTGAAAGACCCGACGGCCACCTGCCAAGTGGCCTCCAGTGTGCTGATCAAAACCGTCTGCTTCATGAGGAGTTTACCATCCTTCAGTCAGCTTCCACTGGGAGATCAGTCAGCACTGTTAACACACTGCTGGGTTCCGTTATTTGTTCTGGGGCTGGCACAGGAACGGATTATGTTCGAAGTGACTGATGTTCCAAATCCAAGTATCTTGAGACAGATTTTGCTCAGGCCGGGACTTTCTGAAAAGGAGGCCGACCAGCCAACTCTTGCCGGagtccacagactgagagctTGCTTGTATCAGCTGTGGGATCTGGATCTCAGTCCTAAGGAGTACGCTTACCTGAGGGGGGCTACGTTGTTTAACCCAGGTACAAACTCTTTTTCCATTGTCTggtttaatgtcaaagtatctTTTAAAGAATGTGTGTTAACCTGAGTATGATTGAGTTATTATTTTAGAGTTAATCGTttagaaataataaattatagaaataaaaaagtaaaaagttctAAAACTAACAATAGTGCATATTTTAGTATTATTGTTTTGCATATAATATAAATCAAGTTTCTATTTGGATGTAACAAGCTATTTTTAATCATTAGAAAACATTTGTATCCATTTAATAACACATGAATGATTGAACCCTTCTATGTGGACATGCTGTTTCAGATTTAGTGGGAATACAGTTAGTGTCTTAGATTTGATACAAAAGTGATTCGATTAAATTGAAAGTGGATTAATTATGTTGAATACAGTCCATTATTAATCCCTTATAACATGtacaattaaaaatattaaaatgtttaaatccaaCATCAGTTTCAACTCTTGGATGTGTTTTGTCCCATGTCTCAAGAATCAGTGATACAATATTATATTAGaattaatttttaattaaacatgcATAATGTGGAAATGTGCTCCTCCAATAGGGGGGtcacattaaatacaaataaagatatGATTCTGTTGTGATTCAGTAGCTATGATCAGTTTGTTGGATATGAGCAGAAACCTCTCTTCTCCCTATATAGCTGTTCGGGGATTGAGCGCCATGTTGCTCATCGAGGGCCTCCAACAGGAGGCACAGAGGGCTCTCCAGGAAGTCATCTACCTGCTGCACCCGGAGGACGGCAGTCGCTTCAGGCACATCTCTCTAGCAGCCTCCACCACCCAGAACGTCAGCCACAGCTTGGTCACAGAGCTTTTCTTCAAGCCAGTTATtggcaacacaaacatgttgcaTTTATTAACAGACATGCTATTTGTCCAATGAGGTTACAGAGAAAA harbors:
- the LOC133972301 gene encoding nuclear receptor subfamily 0 group B member 2-like, whose protein sequence is MFSVEEAIADRACSGYQDQHPHTILYNILCWRDSDPLNEEASSYLMSHTCHCKQRKVRLKDPTATCQVASSVLIKTVCFMRSLPSFSQLPLGDQSALLTHCWVPLFVLGLAQERIMFEVTDVPNPSILRQILLRPGLSEKEADQPTLAGVHRLRACLYQLWDLDLSPKEYAYLRGATLFNPAVRGLSAMLLIEGLQQEAQRALQEVIYLLHPEDGSRFRHISLAASTTQNVSHSLVTELFFKPVIGNTNMLHLLTDMLFVQ